The genomic interval GGCGAGGTCCACCTCGGTGATGCACACGGGAGCGAAAACATCGCCGAACAGGAATGGGACGGAATCGAGTGGGGCGTCGCCGGGAAGAAGCTTCACGTGCGCTGCTCCCGCTCCTTGCCCGTCGAGTCGTCAAAGGCATGAAGCACTCCGGCGCCTTCTTGCTTTCTGGAGTGGGCTCGGCGTGACAACAGGGATGCGCGGGCCTTGCTGAGCATCAAGAGGGCGGGTCCAAATAGCAGACCTTGCATCTCCACGCGCGATAGCTCGGCGGGAAACCCTGGACGGCCGGCGTAGCTTCGCTTCGATCTCACGAGCCGCACTACGCCCCGCGGAAGGCCTCGCGCAATGGATGCGCCTGCGAGGGGGTTCGCAAGAACGCTGTGCGAGATCGCGGCCGCGTACCCGACCGCGTAGCCGTGGATCTGCTGACGCAGCGACGCGTAATCGCGTCGGTGCCGATGGTAGACGAGCGCGCTGGGTCGATACGCGATCTGGTAGCCATCGAGAAGCGTGGCGTAGTACAGGGCGTAATCCTCCCCGCTGCAAGCGGGCGTTCCCGGTCCCAGGGATGGGTCGAATCCGCCCAGCTCTCTCACCACCTCCGCTCTGTATGCCATGTTCGTCCCAACCCCAAAGGTCGCGGGACGGAACGGATAGAAGGGGTCGGCGGGCCGGTTGGCGCCCATGTCGAACAGCCGTGGCGTGAAGCCGGTCCCCAGGCCGCCGTATTGCTCGAACCAGATTTGCGCGTCGGTGTCCAGCTCGGCCGGGCACACCAGGCCCGTGGCACAGCCGACACCCGGCGCCTCTTGGAAGGCACACGCCAGCTCGAGGAGCCAGTCGGGGTCGTGGATTACGTCGTCATCGCAGAAGGCGATGATCTGACCGCGGGCCTCCTCGATCCCCAGATTCCGCGCTCGACATGCGCCGGGGAGCGGCTCGTGGAGCCATCGAATCCGCGCGTCACCCGCGAATGCGCGCTGAACGTGCCGGAAATCCACCGCCGGTGGGGGCGCGTTGACGACGACAAGGACTTCGAATCGCGGGTATGTCTGGCGGGCCAAGGAGCCGATGCAATTTCGCACGCTTTCGGGCCGATCGTGGGTCGCAACAACGACGCTCACCGAGGGCGGGTTCGCCAGCACAGCCGTCCGCGGCGCGCTGCAGGCGGGTTGGGCCATTCGCGCCGCCGCGCAGAGATCGCTCGCGGCCCGCGAATTGGCGCCATCCCGATGCAAGTGTTCGAGAATCGGCTGCCCCAGCTCGCGCGCGATCGCGGGAATGCATTGGCTCCGCGTGAGACCATTCGTCGGCACGCCAACGTGCACTGTCCCAACGGGCTCCCCGTGAATCCGGACGAGGACAAGCGCGGTCTTGCCGCCGGCCGTTGCGCCCGGGAGTGGCGTGCGCGGCTCGGAATCCGACGCGAGCTCGAGCTCCAGCACGCGAATCGGGGCGACGTCCGGCGCGGAAAGAGTGGCCGGCACGAGGCTATCAGGCCGCATGGCGCCCGTCCTCCGTCGCGCAGGTCAGCTCTTCGTACAGCCGGGCGATGCTGGGAACGATCGTCGCGGCGCGAAAGCGCTCGGC from Chloroflexota bacterium carries:
- a CDS encoding glycosyltransferase produces the protein MRPDSLVPATLSAPDVAPIRVLELELASDSEPRTPLPGATAGGKTALVLVRIHGEPVGTVHVGVPTNGLTRSQCIPAIARELGQPILEHLHRDGANSRAASDLCAAARMAQPACSAPRTAVLANPPSVSVVVATHDRPESVRNCIGSLARQTYPRFEVLVVVNAPPPAVDFRHVQRAFAGDARIRWLHEPLPGACRARNLGIEEARGQIIAFCDDDVIHDPDWLLELACAFQEAPGVGCATGLVCPAELDTDAQIWFEQYGGLGTGFTPRLFDMGANRPADPFYPFRPATFGVGTNMAYRAEVVRELGGFDPSLGPGTPACSGEDYALYYATLLDGYQIAYRPSALVYHRHRRDYASLRQQIHGYAVGYAAAISHSVLANPLAGASIARGLPRGVVRLVRSKRSYAGRPGFPAELSRVEMQGLLFGPALLMLSKARASLLSRRAHSRKQEGAGVLHAFDDSTGKEREQRT